From Companilactobacillus heilongjiangensis, one genomic window encodes:
- a CDS encoding helix-turn-helix domain-containing protein gives MSLSDNIVKYRKRNELSQLQLAEALSISRQSISKWETGENLPSINNLISLSGLLDISLDELITGEPYLHFPFDYGKPKNRWPLLFLWFTFILGVLIYTESQNFCMAILGFTVAYFMLVFLTPFDFKRYYTYWSLGKKGITYTDDFKDKYNSWDEITIPLKVLSHTRKTKYVTYQQIKSIEIKLGLFEFNPKSTVIIFGFYTPNLGQYIRENFYFIITTKDDQTIYLDLRQYYWLQSKERQMLSTIISFLRRKNIEFVDKQNIAEMVRDRSISLTKELYELRDK, from the coding sequence ATGTCATTATCAGATAATATTGTTAAATATCGGAAGAGAAATGAATTGTCGCAGCTGCAATTGGCTGAAGCATTAAGTATTTCTCGGCAATCAATTTCAAAATGGGAAACTGGCGAAAATTTGCCAAGTATCAATAACTTGATTTCCTTGAGTGGACTATTGGATATTTCACTGGATGAGTTGATTACAGGTGAACCGTATTTACATTTTCCGTTTGACTATGGAAAACCCAAAAATCGTTGGCCGTTGTTATTTTTATGGTTCACGTTTATCCTTGGGGTACTGATATACACGGAATCCCAAAATTTTTGTATGGCTATTCTTGGATTCACAGTAGCGTATTTTATGCTGGTTTTCCTGACACCTTTTGATTTTAAACGTTATTATACTTACTGGTCTCTGGGTAAAAAAGGGATTACTTATACTGACGATTTTAAGGATAAATATAATAGTTGGGATGAAATAACAATTCCACTAAAAGTTTTATCTCATACTAGAAAAACTAAATACGTTACTTATCAACAGATAAAGAGTATTGAAATAAAACTAGGTTTGTTTGAGTTTAATCCCAAATCAACAGTTATAATATTTGGATTCTATACGCCCAATTTAGGTCAGTATATACGTGAAAATTTCTATTTTATTATTACAACTAAGGATGATCAAACTATCTATTTAGACTTGCGGCAGTATTATTGGCTCCAGTCAAAGGAACGCCAAATGTTATCGACGATTATTTCTTTCTTGAGACGGAAGAATATTGAATTTGTTGATAAGCAAAACATTGCTGAAATGGTGCGAGATAGAAGTATCAGTTTGACTAAAGAGCTCTACGAATTGCGAGATAAATAA
- a CDS encoding helix-turn-helix domain-containing protein has product MSLADNIVKYRNKNQLSQEQLAEALSISRQSISKWETGENLPSIDNLISLSGLLDISLDELITGEPYLHFPFNYGKPRNRWPVFFLVVVVILGGLVFSGFHRFYAPFFGAFAAYVMAILFYPYDFKRYYTYWTLDKSGITYVANDKDVYNSLDEIIIPIKTLFHARKTKYVSYQQIKKIEVKLDLFKVSPNSAIAPKGGYAPTEGQYMHEAFHLIITTKDDQTIYLDLRQYYWPRSKERQMLSTIISFLRRKNIEFVDKQNIAEMVRDRSISLTKELYELRDKAE; this is encoded by the coding sequence ATGTCATTAGCAGATAATATTGTTAAATATCGAAATAAAAATCAATTGTCACAAGAACAATTAGCTGAAGCATTGAGTATCTCCCGACAATCGATTTCAAAGTGGGAGACTGGGGAAAATCTACCTAGTATTGATAATTTGATTTCGTTGAGTGGATTGTTGGATATTTCTTTGGATGAGCTAATAACAGGTGAGCCATATCTACATTTTCCATTCAATTATGGTAAGCCCAGGAATCGTTGGCCGGTTTTCTTTTTAGTAGTGGTGGTTATTTTGGGAGGATTGGTTTTCTCAGGATTTCATCGCTTTTATGCGCCCTTTTTTGGAGCGTTTGCAGCCTATGTGATGGCAATTCTGTTTTATCCGTATGATTTCAAACGCTACTACACGTATTGGACATTGGATAAGTCGGGAATTACCTATGTGGCTAATGATAAAGATGTTTATAACAGCTTAGACGAAATAATTATTCCCATTAAAACGTTATTTCATGCACGTAAAACTAAGTATGTTTCCTATCAACAAATAAAGAAGATTGAAGTTAAATTGGACCTATTCAAGGTCAGCCCTAACTCGGCGATTGCGCCTAAAGGTGGTTATGCACCAACTGAAGGACAGTATATGCATGAGGCTTTTCATCTGATTATTACAACTAAAGATGATCAAACCATCTATTTAGACTTGCGACAGTATTATTGGCCACGGTCAAAGGAACGTCAAATGTTATCGACAATTATTTCTTTCTTGAGACGGAAGAATATTGAATTTGTTGATAAGCAAAACATTGCTGAAATGGTGCGAGATAGAAGTATCAGTCTGACTAAAGAGCTCTATGAGTTGCGAGATAAAGCAGAGTAA
- a CDS encoding ABC transporter ATP-binding protein: MTNLLRIKNLNYKKNNKAILKDVNLNLTSGKIVGLLGENGAGKTTLMRLIAGVNSLPEGVITVNGASKKREIKQNVSFSDQLGGFSKNTKIGDIVKFYENVYPDFVQGKYLEIAEYLGLDEGKRISSLSTGTRGKLIIALTLSRDTKLYLLDEPLSGIDSMSRKKIISSIIRWKTDDSTIVISDHYVTEIASLLDDVIIIKDETIYQVSSVEDIQEKYHLGVEEYYEQVYEGSVTK, encoded by the coding sequence ATGACAAATTTGTTAAGAATTAAGAATTTGAATTATAAGAAGAATAATAAAGCCATTTTAAAAGACGTCAATTTGAACTTAACCAGTGGCAAAATTGTTGGCTTACTTGGTGAAAATGGTGCTGGTAAAACCACTTTGATGCGTTTGATTGCTGGGGTAAATTCATTGCCTGAAGGCGTTATAACGGTCAATGGTGCTAGTAAGAAACGTGAAATTAAACAAAATGTCAGTTTTAGTGATCAACTAGGCGGTTTTTCTAAGAATACCAAGATTGGCGATATCGTTAAGTTTTACGAGAACGTCTATCCTGATTTTGTTCAAGGAAAGTACTTGGAAATTGCTGAATATCTAGGATTGGACGAGGGCAAACGAATATCTTCACTTTCAACTGGTACAAGAGGCAAGCTGATTATTGCTTTGACACTATCTCGCGACACTAAACTCTACTTATTAGATGAGCCTTTGAGCGGTATCGATAGTATGTCACGTAAGAAAATTATCAGTAGTATTATCCGTTGGAAGACTGATGATTCAACGATTGTCATCAGTGATCATTACGTCACAGAGATTGCTAGTCTATTGGATGATGTGATTATTATTAAGGATGAAACAATTTATCAAGTTAGTTCAGTTGAGGACATTCAAGAGAAATATCACTTGGGTGTTGAGGAGTACTATGAACAGGTTTACGAAGGAAGTGTTACAAAATGA